The following are encoded in a window of Sphaerisporangium siamense genomic DNA:
- a CDS encoding DUF1707 SHOCT-like domain-containing protein: MNDAGGMRASDAEREAAVESLRQASVEGRLTLAELTDRTEAAYLARTQAELAQLTADLPGAPAPAPPPYAAPARAGGARRWFAAIMSETKRRGKWRVDQEIGAVAVMGEVTLDLREAEVRSNQIDIVATAVMGSVKIIVPDGVDVDLEGVAIMGEKKANVIEAPPGQNVPVVRVRAYVLMGEIKVVGDSKAKPIRRALNEWSEWWLERRAEIHGDVRDALRDMRDQRHDLHRSFHHTLREQRREQQELRREYRREAQRARREARREWRDGT; encoded by the coding sequence ATGAACGATGCGGGTGGAATGCGGGCCTCGGACGCCGAGCGCGAGGCGGCCGTCGAAAGTCTGCGGCAGGCATCGGTCGAGGGCAGGCTCACGCTGGCCGAGCTGACGGACCGCACGGAGGCCGCCTACCTGGCGCGCACCCAGGCGGAGCTGGCCCAGCTCACCGCCGACCTGCCCGGCGCGCCCGCCCCCGCTCCGCCCCCGTACGCGGCGCCCGCCCGCGCGGGCGGCGCCCGGCGCTGGTTCGCGGCGATCATGAGCGAGACCAAGCGGCGGGGCAAGTGGCGGGTGGACCAGGAGATCGGCGCGGTCGCGGTCATGGGCGAGGTGACGCTCGACCTGCGCGAGGCCGAAGTTCGGTCCAACCAGATCGACATCGTCGCCACCGCGGTCATGGGCAGCGTCAAGATCATCGTGCCCGACGGCGTGGACGTCGACCTCGAAGGCGTCGCGATCATGGGGGAGAAGAAGGCCAACGTCATCGAGGCGCCCCCCGGGCAGAACGTGCCGGTCGTCCGGGTCCGCGCCTACGTCCTGATGGGCGAGATCAAGGTCGTCGGCGACTCCAAGGCCAAGCCGATCCGCCGCGCGCTGAACGAGTGGAGCGAGTGGTGGCTGGAGCGCAGGGCCGAGATCCACGGCGACGTCCGCGACGCCCTGCGCGACATGCGCGACCAGCGCCACGACCTGCACCGCTCCTTCCACCACACCCTGCGGGAACAGCGCCGCGAACAACAGGAACTCCGCCGCGAGTACCGCCGCGAGGCCCAGCGCGCCCGCCGCGAGGCCCGCAGAGAATGGAGAGACGGCACCTGA
- a CDS encoding GOLPH3/VPS74 family protein yields MVDVPGTLPERLYLLAYDTRRKRVTARSNLGLLMRAGILAELLLRGDLADATGGPVAKRPAVADPLLDVALQQIAASRRRTWQHWVSKGSGAAVRQVRDRLEKDGWIRVEHRRVLGLIPVANVTVRDSRVPRQLAATVSAAVRGARPLSRLEPRDAALAALAATVRLKTVLPRAEWRAGRGRSDELAQVVAPVPWALNKAIQAAAAAAAG; encoded by the coding sequence ATGGTGGACGTGCCCGGCACCCTGCCCGAGCGGCTCTACCTGCTCGCCTACGACACGCGCAGGAAGCGCGTGACCGCGCGGTCCAACCTCGGCCTCCTGATGCGCGCGGGCATCCTGGCCGAGCTGCTGCTGCGGGGCGATCTCGCCGACGCCACCGGCGGCCCGGTCGCCAAGAGGCCCGCGGTGGCCGATCCTCTGCTGGACGTGGCGCTCCAGCAGATCGCGGCCTCGCGGCGGCGCACCTGGCAGCACTGGGTGAGCAAGGGCTCGGGGGCCGCCGTGCGCCAGGTGCGCGACCGCCTGGAAAAGGACGGCTGGATCCGCGTGGAGCACCGCCGCGTGCTCGGACTCATCCCCGTGGCGAACGTGACCGTCCGGGACTCGCGGGTGCCGCGGCAGCTCGCGGCGACGGTGTCGGCGGCCGTGCGCGGCGCCCGTCCGCTCTCGCGGCTGGAGCCCCGGGACGCGGCGCTGGCGGCCCTGGCCGCGACGGTGCGGCTGAAGACCGTACTGCCGAGGGCCGAGTGGCGGGCGGGACGGGGTCGCAGCGATGAACTGGCCCAGGTGGTCGCACCCGTCCCGTGGGCCCTGAACAAGGCGATCCAGGCGGCCGCCGCAGCGGCCGCGGGCTGA
- a CDS encoding SPFH domain-containing protein: protein MTQQTPGTVADVNEIEEVAVEMPAARVRERRPFDVSGWPMLGLGVVMLAGGVAVIVQGSQGDGNAALLVTGVVLVILAALVLGSLMAVAPGEARVVQLLGRYLGTVRTDGLRWVIPFTQKRKISTRIRNHETDVAKVNDLDGNPIEMAAVVVWQVEDTAKATFEVDDFVEFVAIQTETAVRHIAGNYPYDAHDEAQLSLRDNADEITAKLSAEISARVSSAGVRVIESRITRLSYAPEIAQAMLRRQQAGAVVAARQRIVEGAVGMVEAALQRLDAADVVDLDDERKATMVSNLLVVLCGDKDVQPVVNTGSLYQ from the coding sequence ATGACACAGCAGACCCCCGGGACGGTGGCGGACGTGAACGAGATCGAAGAAGTGGCCGTGGAGATGCCGGCGGCTCGGGTGAGGGAGCGGCGGCCGTTCGATGTCAGTGGGTGGCCCATGCTGGGGCTCGGCGTGGTCATGCTGGCCGGTGGTGTGGCGGTGATCGTGCAGGGCTCCCAGGGGGACGGGAACGCCGCGCTGCTCGTCACCGGGGTCGTGCTCGTGATCCTCGCGGCCCTGGTGCTCGGCAGCCTCATGGCGGTGGCCCCGGGCGAGGCCAGGGTCGTCCAGCTCCTCGGGCGCTACCTCGGCACCGTCCGCACCGACGGCCTGCGGTGGGTGATCCCCTTCACCCAGAAGCGCAAGATCTCCACCCGCATCCGCAACCACGAGACCGACGTCGCCAAGGTCAACGACCTGGACGGCAACCCCATCGAGATGGCCGCCGTCGTCGTGTGGCAGGTGGAGGACACCGCCAAGGCGACGTTCGAGGTGGACGACTTCGTGGAGTTCGTCGCGATCCAGACCGAGACCGCCGTCCGGCACATCGCGGGCAACTACCCCTACGACGCCCACGACGAGGCCCAGCTCTCGCTGCGCGACAACGCCGACGAGATCACCGCCAAGCTGTCGGCCGAGATCTCCGCCCGCGTCTCCTCCGCCGGCGTCCGGGTCATCGAGTCCCGCATCACCCGTCTGTCGTACGCGCCGGAGATCGCCCAGGCCATGCTGCGCCGCCAGCAGGCCGGCGCGGTCGTCGCCGCGCGGCAGCGCATCGTGGAGGGCGCGGTCGGCATGGTCGAGGCCGCCCTGCAGCGGCTCGACGCGGCCGACGTGGTGGACCTCGACGACGAGCGCAAGGCGACCATGGTCAGCAACCTGCTCGTCGTCCTCTGCGGGGACAAGGACGTCCAGCCGGTCGTCAACACCGGCTCCCTGTACCAGTGA
- a CDS encoding sirohydrochlorin chelatase, whose amino-acid sequence MPPSGSAPPLVAVAHGSRDPRASATVEALLEDVRRARPGLRVLGTYLDHSRPSLGEALAGLDEAVVLPLLLTEAYHTRVDIPAALREERARRVPDGRPPLRVHQGAALGPHPLLLTVLERRLAEAGVEVGDPGTAVVLVSAGSSDPRANAVIARMARDWAWARGWHSVTPAYASAASPTPEEAVLRVLAGHAGPHARAGRPARVVVAPYLLAPGYFADKVSRTTLDAGAHTVAAPLGPAPEVAVVLLERHAHAVAAFQAGAPVPATA is encoded by the coding sequence GTGCCTCCCTCCGGCTCCGCGCCGCCGCTGGTGGCGGTGGCGCACGGCTCCCGCGACCCGCGCGCCTCGGCGACGGTGGAGGCACTGCTGGAGGACGTGCGACGCGCACGGCCCGGCCTGCGGGTCCTCGGGACGTATCTGGACCATTCCCGGCCGTCGCTCGGCGAGGCCCTGGCCGGGCTGGACGAGGCCGTGGTGCTGCCGCTCCTGCTCACCGAGGCCTACCACACCCGCGTCGACATCCCCGCCGCCCTGCGCGAGGAGCGGGCCCGCCGCGTGCCGGACGGCCGCCCGCCGCTCCGCGTCCACCAGGGGGCGGCGCTCGGCCCGCATCCCCTCCTCCTCACGGTCCTGGAGCGCAGGCTCGCCGAGGCGGGCGTGGAGGTCGGCGACCCCGGCACCGCCGTGGTCCTGGTCTCCGCGGGGTCCAGCGACCCCCGGGCGAACGCGGTGATCGCCCGCATGGCCCGCGACTGGGCCTGGGCCCGCGGCTGGCACTCGGTCACCCCGGCCTACGCCTCCGCGGCCTCGCCGACCCCGGAGGAGGCCGTACTCCGCGTCCTGGCCGGCCACGCCGGACCACACGCCCGCGCCGGGCGCCCCGCGCGCGTGGTCGTGGCCCCGTACCTGCTGGCCCCCGGGTACTTCGCCGACAAGGTCAGCCGCACCACCCTGGACGCGGGCGCCCACACCGTGGCGGCCCCCCTCGGCCCGGCCCCCGAAGTGGCCGTAGTCCTGCTGGAACGGCACGCGCATGCCGTGGCGGCCTTCCAGGCGGGCGCCCCGGTCCCGGCGACCGCCTGA
- a CDS encoding phosphoadenylyl-sulfate reductase: MTLVEIENGLERQRGVLDLRGIVDSAAEFLEDAPAREIIRWAAATFGDRLCLTSSMSDALLIDLVSRVKPGVDVLFIDTGYHFAETVGTRDAVQQVYDVNVINVKPSRTVEEQDRELGPRLHNRNPDLCCFLRKVEPLNRALEPYLAWISGIRRDESPTRANTRVVEWDAKRQMVKVNPIARWTQDDVDNYMADNGVIINPLHYDDYPSIGCAPCTRRVAPGEDPRSGRWAGLGKTECGIHL; the protein is encoded by the coding sequence ATGACACTGGTGGAGATCGAGAACGGGCTTGAACGCCAGCGCGGCGTCCTGGACCTTCGTGGCATCGTGGACTCCGCCGCCGAGTTCCTCGAGGACGCCCCCGCGCGCGAGATCATCCGCTGGGCGGCGGCCACGTTCGGCGACCGTCTCTGCCTGACCTCCTCGATGAGCGACGCCCTCCTCATCGACCTGGTCAGCCGCGTCAAGCCCGGCGTCGACGTGTTGTTCATCGACACCGGTTACCACTTCGCCGAGACCGTCGGCACCCGCGACGCGGTGCAGCAGGTCTACGACGTCAACGTGATCAACGTGAAGCCGTCCAGGACCGTCGAGGAGCAGGACCGCGAGCTCGGCCCGCGCCTGCACAACCGCAACCCCGACCTGTGCTGCTTCCTGCGCAAGGTGGAGCCGCTGAACCGCGCGCTGGAGCCGTACCTGGCGTGGATCTCCGGCATCCGCCGCGACGAGTCGCCGACGCGGGCCAACACCCGGGTCGTGGAGTGGGACGCCAAGCGCCAGATGGTCAAGGTGAACCCCATCGCCCGCTGGACCCAGGACGACGTGGACAACTACATGGCCGACAACGGCGTCATCATCAACCCGCTCCACTACGACGACTACCCCTCGATCGGCTGCGCCCCCTGCACCCGCCGCGTCGCTCCCGGCGAAGACCCACGCAGCGGCCGCTGGGCGGGCCTGGGCAAGACGGAATGCGGTATCCACCTCTGA
- a CDS encoding Insertion element protein gives MSERAVPFHCPYCGEEDLEPYEGDGGWYCRSCARAFKLKFLGIGVRS, from the coding sequence ATGAGCGAGCGCGCGGTCCCGTTCCACTGCCCGTACTGCGGCGAAGAGGACCTCGAACCCTACGAGGGCGACGGCGGCTGGTACTGCCGGTCGTGCGCCCGCGCCTTCAAGCTGAAATTTCTCGGCATCGGCGTGCGCTCATGA
- a CDS encoding nitrite/sulfite reductase, with protein sequence MTSPPRPANRHHKRPRGEGQWALGYREPLNKNEENKKNDDGLNVRQRIIDVYSKQGFDSIDPADLRGRFRWFGLYTQRKPGIDGGKTAVLEPEELDDRYFMLRVRIDGGQLDLRQLRTIADIANTYARGTADVTDRQNIQLHWIDIESVPAIWEALESVGLSTTEACGDTPRVMIGCPLAGIDADEVLDATGPLADTVARYIGDPLFSNLPRKFKSAMSGCPAHCTVHEINDVAFVGVENEQGEKGFDIWVGGGLSTNPMLAKRLGAFVRPEQVHEVWAGVAGIFRDYGYRRLRHRARIKFLVSDWGAERFREILEKEYLGYTLPDGPAPVLPRDGRRDHVGVHRQKDGNYYVGFAPRVGRLDGDKLHLIADLAERYGSDRVRTTVEQKMVILDVEQSKVEGLVADLEAADLQVNPSTFRRQTMACTGIEYCKLAIVETKGLASGLIDELERRLPDFTDPLTINVNGCPNSCARIQTADIGLKGQLVTDGSGEQVEGFQIHLGGSLGVNPGFGRKVRGLKATAAELPDYIERVLKNFQSQKNDGETFADWVQRAEEADLK encoded by the coding sequence ATGACCAGCCCGCCCAGGCCCGCGAACCGCCACCACAAGCGCCCGCGAGGCGAAGGCCAGTGGGCCCTCGGCTACCGTGAGCCGCTCAACAAGAACGAGGAGAACAAGAAGAACGACGACGGCCTGAACGTCCGTCAGAGGATCATCGACGTCTACTCCAAGCAGGGGTTCGACTCGATCGACCCCGCGGACCTTCGCGGCCGGTTCCGCTGGTTCGGCCTCTACACCCAGCGCAAGCCGGGCATCGACGGCGGCAAGACCGCCGTCCTGGAGCCGGAGGAGCTCGACGACCGCTACTTCATGCTGCGCGTCCGCATCGACGGCGGGCAGCTCGACCTGCGGCAGCTCCGCACGATCGCCGACATCGCCAACACCTACGCCCGGGGCACGGCCGACGTCACCGACCGGCAGAACATCCAGCTCCACTGGATCGACATCGAGTCGGTCCCGGCCATCTGGGAGGCGCTGGAGTCCGTCGGGCTCTCGACCACCGAGGCGTGCGGCGACACCCCGCGCGTCATGATCGGCTGCCCGCTGGCCGGCATCGACGCCGACGAGGTGCTCGACGCCACCGGCCCGCTCGCCGACACGGTCGCGCGGTACATCGGCGACCCGTTGTTCTCCAACCTGCCGCGCAAGTTCAAGTCGGCGATGAGCGGCTGCCCCGCGCACTGCACGGTCCACGAGATCAACGACGTGGCGTTCGTCGGGGTCGAGAACGAGCAGGGCGAGAAGGGCTTCGACATCTGGGTGGGCGGCGGCCTGTCCACCAACCCGATGCTGGCCAAGCGGCTCGGCGCGTTCGTCCGCCCCGAGCAGGTCCACGAGGTGTGGGCCGGGGTCGCCGGCATCTTCCGCGACTACGGCTACCGCAGGCTGCGGCACAGGGCCCGCATCAAGTTCCTGGTCAGCGACTGGGGCGCCGAGCGGTTCCGCGAGATCCTGGAGAAGGAGTACCTCGGGTACACCCTCCCCGACGGCCCGGCGCCCGTGCTGCCGCGCGACGGCCGGCGCGACCACGTCGGCGTGCACCGGCAGAAGGACGGCAACTACTACGTCGGGTTCGCGCCCCGGGTCGGGCGGCTGGACGGCGACAAGCTCCACCTCATCGCCGACCTGGCCGAGCGGTACGGCTCGGACCGCGTCCGCACCACCGTCGAGCAGAAGATGGTGATCCTGGACGTCGAGCAGTCCAAGGTCGAAGGTCTGGTCGCCGACCTGGAGGCCGCCGACCTCCAGGTCAACCCCAGCACGTTCCGCCGCCAGACGATGGCCTGCACGGGCATCGAGTACTGCAAGCTGGCGATCGTCGAGACCAAGGGGCTCGCCTCCGGCCTCATCGACGAGCTGGAGCGCCGCCTGCCGGACTTCACCGACCCCCTGACCATCAACGTCAACGGATGCCCGAACTCCTGCGCCCGCATCCAGACCGCCGACATCGGGCTGAAGGGCCAGCTCGTCACCGACGGCTCCGGCGAGCAGGTCGAGGGCTTCCAGATCCACCTCGGCGGCTCGCTCGGCGTGAACCCCGGCTTCGGCCGCAAGGTCCGCGGGCTCAAGGCCACCGCCGCCGAGCTTCCCGACTACATCGAGCGGGTCCTGAAGAACTTCCAGAGCCAGAAGAACGACGGGGAGACCTTCGCCGACTGGGTGCAGCGCGCCGAGGAGGCGGATCTCAAATGA
- a CDS encoding YihY/virulence factor BrkB family protein — protein MTSTGAPTRSSASSGRVSRWRLVRAKARRNAEAGLSTLRGARAWESRLWALVRATTVANFNYRVTGLAGEAAFFALLSLPPFVLGLIGLLGHLSGVLGPGTVADTRGWVLDQAQLLFTDNTVERVVRPLLDDVLRGGQVSLISLGFLLSLWSGSRALFVYVDLISIAYGLGEARGIIRTRILSFGLYLAALVIALIVIPVLVVGPTLLSGALPEYSGVVAVLYWPVVVIGSVLVLTLLYHVSVPVRTRWWRELPGAVLALLIWIACAAVLREVLAAWFSPLSIYGSLAAPIAVLLWLYITALAVLIGATLNAEFDRLWPDGGVGRNGESAIV, from the coding sequence ATGACGTCCACGGGCGCGCCCACGAGGTCGTCCGCCTCTTCGGGGCGGGTGTCCCGGTGGCGGCTGGTCAGGGCCAAGGCCCGGCGCAACGCCGAGGCCGGCCTCTCGACCCTGCGCGGCGCCAGGGCGTGGGAGTCGCGGCTCTGGGCGCTCGTCCGCGCGACCACCGTCGCGAACTTCAACTACCGGGTGACCGGGCTGGCGGGGGAGGCCGCCTTCTTCGCGCTGCTGTCGCTGCCGCCGTTCGTCCTCGGCCTCATCGGCCTGCTCGGCCACCTGAGCGGCGTCCTCGGCCCCGGCACCGTCGCCGACACGCGCGGCTGGGTGCTGGACCAGGCCCAGCTCCTGTTCACCGACAACACGGTCGAGCGCGTGGTGCGCCCCCTGCTCGACGACGTCCTCAGGGGCGGCCAGGTCTCGCTGATCTCGCTGGGCTTCCTGCTCAGCCTGTGGTCGGGCTCGCGGGCGCTGTTCGTCTACGTGGACCTGATCTCCATCGCCTACGGCCTCGGCGAGGCGCGCGGCATCATCCGCACCCGCATCCTGTCGTTCGGGCTCTACCTGGCCGCGCTGGTGATCGCGCTGATCGTCATCCCGGTCCTGGTCGTGGGCCCCACTCTGCTGTCGGGGGCGTTACCCGAGTACAGCGGCGTCGTGGCGGTGCTGTACTGGCCCGTGGTGGTGATCGGCTCGGTCCTGGTGCTGACGCTGCTCTACCACGTGAGCGTGCCCGTGCGGACGCGCTGGTGGCGCGAGCTGCCCGGCGCCGTGCTCGCCCTGCTCATCTGGATCGCCTGCGCGGCCGTGCTGCGCGAGGTCCTGGCCGCGTGGTTCTCGCCCCTGTCGATCTACGGCTCGCTGGCGGCCCCCATCGCGGTGCTGCTGTGGCTGTACATCACGGCGCTGGCCGTGCTCATCGGCGCGACGCTCAACGCCGAGTTCGACCGCCTGTGGCCGGACGGCGGGGTCGGCAGAAACGGCGAGTCCGCTATCGTCTAA
- the glyA gene encoding serine hydroxymethyltransferase — MSSLSDVDPEIAELISAEERRQADTVKLIASENYVSRAVLEATGTVLTNKYSEGYAGKRYYEGQQVIDQVEAVAIERAKALFGVNHANVQPYSGSPANLAIYLAFLNPGDTVMGMGLPFGGHLTHGWTVSATGKWFNPVHYGVRRDTGRIDMDEVRSLALEHRPKLIFCGGTAIPRTIDFPAFAEIAREVGAILAADIAHIAGLVAGGAHPSPVGHADVISTTTHKTLRGPRGAMLMASDEEHAKALNKAVFPGLQGGPHNHTTAAIAVALKEASGDDFKAYAHQVVANAKALADELAARGFELVSGGTDNHLILIDLTSKGVAGKPAAQALDRAGLETNYNTVPFDPRKPFDPSGLRIGTPSVTSRGMGEAEMRQIGAWMDEVVTALAKGDDAEDVIARVHGEVSELTSRFPAPGIG, encoded by the coding sequence ATGAGTTCTCTTTCCGACGTCGACCCGGAGATCGCCGAGCTGATCAGTGCGGAGGAACGGCGCCAGGCCGACACCGTCAAGCTGATCGCATCGGAGAACTACGTCTCCCGGGCCGTGCTGGAGGCGACGGGCACAGTCCTGACCAACAAGTACTCCGAGGGCTACGCGGGCAAGCGCTACTACGAGGGCCAGCAGGTCATCGACCAGGTCGAGGCCGTGGCCATCGAGCGCGCCAAGGCGCTGTTCGGCGTGAACCACGCCAACGTCCAGCCGTACTCGGGGTCGCCGGCCAACCTGGCGATCTACCTGGCGTTCCTGAACCCGGGCGACACGGTGATGGGCATGGGCCTGCCGTTCGGCGGCCACCTCACCCACGGCTGGACGGTGTCGGCGACCGGCAAGTGGTTCAACCCCGTGCACTACGGGGTGCGCCGCGACACCGGCCGCATCGACATGGACGAGGTGCGCTCCCTGGCCCTGGAGCACCGCCCCAAGCTGATCTTCTGCGGCGGCACCGCGATTCCCCGCACGATCGACTTCCCCGCCTTCGCCGAGATCGCCCGCGAGGTCGGCGCCATCCTGGCGGCGGACATCGCGCACATCGCCGGGCTCGTCGCCGGCGGCGCCCACCCCTCGCCGGTGGGCCACGCCGACGTGATCTCCACGACCACGCACAAGACGCTGCGCGGCCCGCGCGGCGCGATGCTGATGGCCTCCGACGAGGAGCACGCCAAGGCGCTGAACAAGGCGGTCTTCCCGGGCCTGCAGGGCGGCCCGCACAACCACACCACGGCCGCCATCGCCGTGGCGCTGAAGGAGGCCTCGGGCGACGACTTCAAGGCCTACGCCCACCAGGTGGTCGCCAACGCCAAGGCGCTGGCCGACGAGCTGGCCGCGCGGGGCTTCGAGCTGGTCTCCGGCGGCACCGACAACCACCTGATCCTGATCGACCTGACCTCCAAGGGCGTGGCGGGCAAGCCGGCCGCGCAGGCGCTGGACCGGGCGGGCCTGGAGACCAACTACAACACGGTCCCGTTCGACCCGCGCAAGCCGTTCGACCCCTCGGGCCTGCGCATCGGCACGCCGTCGGTGACCAGCCGCGGCATGGGCGAGGCCGAGATGCGCCAGATCGGCGCCTGGATGGACGAGGTCGTCACCGCCCTGGCCAAGGGCGACGACGCCGAGGACGTCATCGCGCGCGTCCACGGCGAGGTCAGCGAGCTGACCTCGCGGTTCCCCGCGCCCGGCATCGGCTGA
- the rsgA gene encoding ribosome small subunit-dependent GTPase A, which produces MPELTTPGHDLSSLGWNESFAADLPAGAVPARVARVDRGAAEVITSGGHLQAVYSAPLRRAAAEDPVALPCVGDWAALTLLAEGRYELASLLPRRTAFVRGGVRRDSRGGLSGDSQGQVLAANVDVVFVAEPSVHGGDFADLGRIERLLALAWESGAQPVVVVTKADLIGEHLADLLADVAAVAPGVPLHAVASLLGEGLEVVRSHLSGSRTAVVLGASGAGKSTLVNALAGEAVMETQQVRAGDGRGRHTTVHRELIRLPVGGLIIDTPGIRRVGLYDMSQGVDMVFSDIEELAEQCRFDDCAHESEPGCAVLAALESGELPERRLASWRKLQREAQWMAGRADARVRAEQTRKWKVIHKSMRGRSRP; this is translated from the coding sequence GTGCCTGAGTTGACCACTCCCGGTCACGATCTTTCTTCTCTGGGCTGGAACGAGTCCTTCGCCGCCGACCTGCCGGCCGGCGCCGTCCCCGCCCGCGTCGCCCGCGTCGATCGCGGCGCCGCCGAGGTCATCACCTCCGGCGGACATCTCCAGGCCGTCTACTCCGCGCCGCTGCGGCGCGCGGCGGCCGAGGACCCCGTGGCCCTGCCCTGCGTGGGCGACTGGGCCGCGCTCACCCTGCTCGCCGAGGGCCGCTACGAGCTGGCGTCGCTCCTGCCGAGGCGCACGGCCTTCGTCAGGGGCGGCGTGCGCCGCGACTCGCGCGGCGGGCTGTCCGGCGACTCCCAGGGCCAGGTGCTGGCCGCCAACGTCGACGTGGTGTTCGTGGCCGAGCCGTCCGTGCACGGCGGCGACTTCGCCGACCTCGGTCGCATCGAGCGGCTGCTCGCCCTGGCCTGGGAGAGCGGCGCCCAGCCCGTCGTGGTGGTCACCAAGGCCGATCTCATCGGCGAGCACCTCGCCGACCTGCTCGCCGACGTCGCCGCGGTGGCGCCCGGGGTGCCGCTGCACGCCGTCGCCTCGCTCCTGGGCGAGGGGCTGGAGGTCGTCAGGAGCCACCTGAGCGGCTCCCGGACGGCCGTGGTGCTCGGCGCCTCGGGCGCGGGCAAGTCGACGCTGGTCAACGCGCTCGCGGGGGAGGCGGTCATGGAGACCCAGCAGGTGCGCGCCGGCGACGGCCGCGGGCGGCACACCACCGTCCACCGCGAGCTGATCCGGCTGCCGGTCGGCGGCCTGATCATCGACACGCCCGGGATCCGCCGCGTCGGCCTGTACGACATGAGCCAGGGCGTCGACATGGTGTTCTCCGACATCGAGGAGCTCGCGGAGCAGTGCAGGTTCGACGACTGCGCCCACGAGAGCGAGCCCGGCTGCGCCGTGCTGGCGGCGCTGGAGTCGGGGGAACTGCCGGAGCGGCGGCTGGCGAGCTGGCGCAAGCTGCAGCGCGAGGCGCAGTGGATGGCCGGCCGCGCCGACGCGCGCGTGCGCGCGGAGCAGACCCGCAAGTGGAAGGTGATCCACAAGTCCATGCGCGGCCGGTCACGGCCGTGA
- a CDS encoding phosphoribosyltransferase, protein MSASRRLSLPFADREQAGTLLAEMLADAGLADPVILALPRGGVAVAVPVAERLAAPLEVLVTRKIGHPLQPELGLGAIAEGGEPVFDQGLLEQLGVEEDELAPIVARERGELARRVQAYRGDRPLPALAGRDVVVVDDGLATGGTARAALRAVRRSKPGRTVLAVPVGSSRTVTALRDEADEVVVLATPPGFHAVGQWYVRFGQLTDADVLRLLRQGR, encoded by the coding sequence ATGAGCGCTAGCCGGCGCCTGTCCCTCCCGTTCGCCGACCGGGAGCAGGCGGGGACACTGCTCGCCGAGATGCTCGCCGACGCGGGCCTGGCCGACCCGGTGATCCTCGCTCTGCCCCGCGGGGGAGTGGCGGTCGCGGTGCCGGTGGCCGAGCGGCTCGCGGCGCCGCTGGAGGTGCTGGTGACCAGGAAGATCGGCCACCCGCTGCAGCCGGAGCTCGGCCTCGGCGCGATCGCCGAGGGCGGTGAGCCGGTGTTCGACCAGGGGCTGCTGGAGCAGCTCGGCGTGGAGGAGGACGAGTTGGCGCCGATCGTGGCGCGCGAGCGCGGGGAACTGGCCCGCAGGGTCCAGGCCTACCGGGGCGACCGCCCGCTGCCCGCGCTCGCGGGACGGGACGTGGTCGTCGTCGACGACGGGCTGGCCACGGGCGGGACGGCACGCGCGGCACTGCGCGCCGTCCGGCGTTCCAAGCCCGGGAGAACGGTGCTCGCCGTGCCGGTCGGGTCGTCGAGGACGGTCACGGCGCTTCGCGACGAGGCGGACGAGGTGGTCGTTCTCGCCACCCCGCCCGGCTTTCACGCGGTCGGTCAGTGGTATGTGCGATTCGGGCAACTGACCGACGCGGACGTCCTGCGCTTGTTGCGGCAAGGACGGTGA
- a CDS encoding WhiB family transcriptional regulator, producing the protein MSQVRRQIARPRPSWGWQDDAACRGEDLVLFFGPDGERQPERDIRERKAKAICAQCPVRAECLDYALSRPEKYGTWGGLNEDERASERRRRMRRAASAGISAA; encoded by the coding sequence ATGTCTCAGGTACGTCGGCAGATCGCCCGCCCGCGCCCCAGCTGGGGTTGGCAGGATGATGCCGCGTGCCGGGGAGAGGACCTTGTGCTCTTCTTCGGTCCTGACGGCGAGCGTCAGCCGGAGCGCGACATCCGCGAGCGCAAGGCCAAGGCCATCTGCGCCCAGTGCCCTGTCCGCGCGGAGTGCCTCGACTACGCCCTCTCACGTCCCGAGAAGTACGGCACGTGGGGCGGGCTCAACGAGGACGAGCGCGCGTCCGAGCGTCGTCGTCGCATGCGGCGTGCCGCAAGCGCCGGCATCAGTGCTGCCTGA